A window of Lysobacter terrestris contains these coding sequences:
- a CDS encoding RNA polymerase sigma factor, which produces MARFATTRWSLILDAREPRSSRRALEEICRTYRTPVLAYVCRHGYSRTDAEDLTQEFFTRFLEGRWDAVADPARGHFRAYLLVAIRRFLISADEAANTLKRGGGVRRIAGDDELERLEAPHGESPERVFQRTWAMTVLDRSYARLRDEAHRAGRQQLFEQLSPYLAERPAVDDYQRMSNALGMRANTIAVAVHRLRARLRELVREEVADTCSSPEEVEAELHDLRDTLKHIDD; this is translated from the coding sequence ATGGCACGATTCGCAACGACCCGCTGGAGCCTGATCCTCGACGCCCGCGAACCGCGGTCGTCGCGCCGCGCGCTGGAAGAAATCTGCCGCACCTACCGCACCCCGGTGCTCGCCTACGTATGCCGCCACGGCTATTCGCGCACCGATGCGGAGGACCTCACCCAGGAGTTCTTCACCCGCTTCCTGGAAGGGCGCTGGGATGCCGTCGCCGATCCCGCGCGCGGGCATTTCCGCGCCTACCTGCTGGTGGCGATCCGCCGCTTCCTGATCAGCGCGGACGAGGCCGCCAACACCCTCAAGCGTGGCGGCGGCGTGCGCCGGATTGCCGGCGACGACGAACTGGAACGGCTGGAAGCGCCCCATGGCGAGAGCCCCGAGCGCGTGTTTCAGCGCACCTGGGCGATGACCGTGCTCGATCGAAGCTACGCGCGCCTGCGCGACGAGGCCCACCGCGCCGGCCGGCAGCAGCTGTTCGAGCAGCTCAGTCCCTACCTCGCCGAGCGGCCAGCGGTCGACGACTACCAGCGCATGAGCAACGCGCTCGGAATGCGCGCCAACACCATCGCGGTCGCCGTGCATCGCCTGCGCGCGCGCCTGCGCGAACTGGTGCGCGAGGAAGTGGCCGACACGTGCAGCAGCCCTGAGGAAGTGGAGGCGGAACTGCATGACCTGCGCGACACGCTCAAGCACATCGACGACTGA
- a CDS encoding NupC/NupG family nucleoside CNT transporter: MEALARVAFGLFGLAVLIGLAWLFSNNKKSVDWKLVGTGVTLQIAFAALVLLVPGGKDVFDALGRGFVKLLEFTGVGTQLIFGDLSQPAKFGFIFAFQVLPTIIFFAALMGMLYHLGVMQWIVRGMAWAITKVMRVSGAETTSVCASVFIGQTEAPLTIRPYLSRMTQSELLTIMVGGMAHIAGGVLAAYVGMLSGGDPVQGAYYAKHLLTASIMAAPATLVISKILMPEIGEPLTRGKVKMEVEKTTANVIDAAAAGASDGLRLALNVGAMLLAFTALIALINWPLRELGEATGIAAALGKPTDLGTLLGYVLAPIAWVIGVPWQDATTVGGLIGQKIVLNEFIAYLQLSDIINGKTPGVVLTEQGKLIATYALCGFANFSSIAIQIGGIGGLAPERRHDLARLGLKAVLGGSIATFMTATIAGVLTSFGG, encoded by the coding sequence GTGGAAGCACTTGCGCGCGTCGCCTTCGGCCTGTTCGGCCTGGCCGTCCTGATCGGGCTGGCCTGGCTGTTCTCCAACAACAAGAAATCGGTCGACTGGAAACTGGTCGGCACCGGCGTGACCCTGCAGATCGCCTTCGCCGCCCTGGTGCTGCTGGTGCCCGGCGGCAAGGACGTGTTCGACGCGCTCGGCCGCGGCTTCGTCAAGCTGCTCGAATTCACCGGCGTCGGCACGCAGCTGATCTTCGGCGACCTGTCGCAACCGGCGAAGTTCGGCTTCATCTTCGCCTTCCAGGTGTTGCCGACCATCATCTTCTTCGCCGCGCTGATGGGCATGCTCTACCACCTGGGCGTGATGCAGTGGATCGTGCGCGGCATGGCCTGGGCGATCACCAAGGTGATGCGCGTGTCGGGCGCGGAAACCACCAGCGTCTGCGCCAGCGTGTTCATCGGCCAGACCGAGGCGCCGCTGACGATCCGCCCCTACCTGAGCCGCATGACCCAGTCGGAACTGCTGACGATCATGGTCGGCGGCATGGCCCACATCGCCGGCGGCGTGCTCGCCGCCTATGTCGGGATGCTCAGCGGCGGCGATCCGGTGCAGGGCGCCTACTACGCCAAGCACCTGCTGACCGCGTCGATCATGGCCGCGCCGGCGACGCTGGTCATCTCCAAGATCCTGATGCCGGAAATCGGCGAACCGCTGACCCGCGGCAAGGTGAAGATGGAAGTGGAGAAGACCACGGCCAACGTCATCGATGCGGCGGCCGCGGGCGCGAGCGACGGCCTGCGCCTGGCGCTGAACGTCGGCGCGATGCTGCTCGCCTTCACCGCGCTGATCGCGCTGATCAACTGGCCGCTGCGCGAACTGGGCGAAGCCACCGGCATCGCCGCCGCGCTCGGCAAGCCGACCGACCTCGGCACGCTGCTGGGCTACGTCCTCGCCCCGATCGCCTGGGTGATCGGCGTGCCGTGGCAGGACGCGACCACCGTGGGCGGGCTGATCGGGCAGAAGATCGTGCTCAACGAATTCATCGCCTACCTGCAGCTATCGGACATCATCAACGGCAAGACCCCGGGCGTCGTGCTGACCGAGCAGGGCAAGCTGATCGCGACCTACGCACTGTGCGGCTTCGCCAACTTCAGCTCGATCGCGATCCAGATCGGCGGTATCGGCGGCCTCGCCCCGGAACGCCGCCACGACCTCGCCCGCCTCGGCCTGAAGGCCGTGCTCGGCGGCTCGATCGCCACGTTCATGACCGCCACCATCGCCGGCGTGCTGACCAGCTTCGGCGGCTGA
- the dusB gene encoding tRNA dihydrouridine synthase DusB → MRIGPHDISPRVILAPMAGVTDKPFRVLCKRLGAGLCVSEMTTSDPRFWNTAKSRHRMDHDGEPAPISVQIAGTVPEVMADAARYNVDHGAQIIDINMGCPAKKVCNAWAGSALMRDEALVARILDAVVAAANVPVTLKIRTGWAADQRNALAIARIAETAGIAALAIHGRTRDQQYTGVAEYDTIAEIKSHLSIPVMANGDIDSPQKAAAVLAATGVDAVMVGRAAQGRPWIFREIAHHLATGELLPEPALAEVRDILLAHLEHLHAFYGEQAGVRIARKHLGWYAKDRPEHSDEQRAAFRAVVNRAESAEAQLRLTRDYFDALVAGVAPALPAAA, encoded by the coding sequence ATGCGGATCGGCCCCCACGACATCAGCCCGCGCGTCATCCTCGCCCCCATGGCGGGGGTGACCGACAAGCCCTTCCGGGTGCTGTGCAAGCGCCTGGGCGCGGGCCTGTGCGTGTCGGAGATGACCACGTCGGATCCGCGCTTCTGGAACACCGCGAAGTCGCGCCACCGCATGGACCACGACGGCGAGCCCGCGCCGATCAGCGTGCAGATCGCCGGCACCGTGCCCGAGGTGATGGCCGACGCCGCGCGCTACAACGTCGACCACGGCGCGCAGATCATCGACATCAACATGGGCTGCCCGGCGAAGAAGGTCTGCAACGCCTGGGCCGGCTCCGCGCTGATGCGCGACGAAGCGCTGGTCGCGCGCATCCTCGACGCGGTGGTCGCCGCGGCGAATGTGCCGGTGACGCTGAAGATCCGCACCGGCTGGGCCGCCGACCAGCGCAATGCCCTCGCCATCGCGCGCATCGCCGAAACCGCGGGCATCGCCGCGCTCGCCATCCACGGCCGCACCCGCGACCAGCAATACACCGGCGTCGCCGAGTACGACACCATCGCCGAGATCAAGTCGCACCTGTCCATCCCGGTGATGGCCAACGGCGACATCGACTCGCCGCAGAAGGCCGCGGCGGTGCTCGCGGCGACCGGCGTCGACGCGGTCATGGTCGGGCGCGCGGCGCAGGGCCGGCCGTGGATCTTCCGCGAGATCGCGCACCACCTCGCGACCGGCGAACTGCTGCCGGAACCGGCGTTGGCCGAAGTGCGCGACATCCTGCTCGCGCACCTCGAACACCTGCACGCGTTCTACGGCGAACAGGCCGGCGTGCGCATCGCGCGCAAGCACCTGGGTTGGTACGCGAAGGACCGTCCCGAACACTCCGATGAACAGCGGGCGGCTTTCCGCGCCGTCGTCAACCGCGCGGAAAGCGCCGAGGCGCAACTGCGACTGACCCGCGACTACTTCGATGCCCTGGTGGCGGGCGTGGCGCCGGCGCTTCCGGCCGCGGCCTGA
- a CDS encoding N-acetylmuramidase domain-containing protein, giving the protein MGTAPRRTAADRRLVADAAWSEFARALEIDEATLRAVAEVESNGDGFLPAPSDRPKVLFEGHAFHRLTGGRYDREHPDLSYPKWNRRKYAGTLAGEWRRLDAACRLDRIAALQSASWGLFQIMGFNYPYCGCADVEAFVAQQYEGATRQLALMVKFVSRPPFLPALRSHNWKAFARAYNGPGFATHGYDTRLAAAQARWAATLSAAAPRKAAAGKASALPPGRDGFTRIVEIRRENPRRRNVRPDAVDLRDWEYRPSIAIAPRDALMPHDPKPVKQQGQTNACTGFALATVIEYLLDRAQRPVELMSGFMLYSMARRYDEWAEEGDETDSGSSLRGALKGWAHHGASAERLWRGLSMPRATNDESDWWLDAVKRPLGAYYRIDPKNIRDMHVALAEVGAVYASAYTHTGWDALLQDQRSPAPASIAEVPLLQAGTGARDQGHAFAIVGYTCDGFIVQNSWGPAWGRGGFAVLPYGDWLANAMDCWVVQLGAVTTDHERVARAPSLRTDPAGTVVVSRDATLAYHEISPFVIDMENEGRLSERGRFRTSPDDLRLLIEHHLPHAAALWGAGGTGHLDIALYAHGGLTSEDAAAETARAWIPYLYSNRIFPIFLMWETGAFQTLGNIFEDAVRGEAEKTGGERWNRFKDELREWWNERLEGLARLPGRLLWNEMKDNARDISQAREAGVVQLLALLRKASTQGTLPPLRLHLIGHSAGSIVQAHLGAAALKQGFTVSSLSLLAAAVRLDEFDRHLGAAIAGRRIPVLLANLTDAAERADDTCKPYGHSLLYLVSRSFEGHKETPILGMEKHLVPALPTHAWGGQVQQLRCPGASWRPGDAATRATTHGGLDNDTAVRAAVAAFIHDA; this is encoded by the coding sequence ATGGGCACCGCACCCCGCAGGACCGCGGCCGACAGGCGCCTAGTCGCCGACGCCGCCTGGAGCGAATTCGCACGCGCACTGGAGATCGACGAAGCCACCCTGCGTGCGGTGGCGGAGGTGGAATCCAACGGCGACGGCTTCCTGCCCGCCCCCTCCGACAGGCCGAAGGTGCTGTTCGAAGGCCACGCCTTCCACCGCCTCACCGGCGGGCGCTACGACCGCGAGCATCCCGACCTGAGTTATCCGAAGTGGAACCGGCGCAAGTACGCCGGCACCCTGGCCGGCGAATGGCGGCGCCTGGACGCCGCCTGCCGGCTCGACCGCATCGCCGCGCTGCAGTCGGCGAGCTGGGGGTTGTTCCAGATCATGGGCTTCAACTACCCCTACTGCGGCTGCGCCGATGTCGAGGCGTTCGTGGCGCAGCAGTACGAGGGCGCCACCCGGCAACTGGCGCTGATGGTGAAGTTCGTGTCGCGCCCGCCGTTCCTGCCGGCGCTGCGCAGCCACAACTGGAAGGCCTTCGCGCGCGCCTACAACGGCCCGGGGTTCGCCACGCACGGTTACGACACGCGTCTGGCCGCGGCGCAGGCGCGCTGGGCGGCGACGCTGTCCGCAGCGGCACCACGCAAGGCGGCCGCGGGCAAGGCATCGGCGTTGCCGCCGGGCCGCGACGGCTTCACGCGCATCGTCGAGATCCGCCGCGAGAATCCACGCCGCCGCAACGTCCGCCCCGACGCGGTCGACCTGCGCGACTGGGAATACCGCCCCAGCATCGCCATCGCGCCACGCGACGCGCTGATGCCGCACGATCCCAAGCCAGTGAAGCAACAGGGCCAGACCAACGCCTGCACCGGCTTCGCCCTGGCGACGGTGATCGAGTACCTGCTCGATCGCGCGCAGCGGCCGGTCGAGCTGATGTCCGGCTTCATGCTCTACAGCATGGCCCGGCGCTACGACGAATGGGCCGAGGAAGGCGACGAGACCGACAGCGGCTCGTCGCTGCGCGGCGCGCTCAAAGGCTGGGCGCACCACGGCGCGAGCGCCGAACGCCTGTGGCGCGGCCTGTCGATGCCGCGCGCGACCAACGACGAATCCGACTGGTGGCTGGATGCGGTGAAGCGGCCGCTGGGTGCGTACTACCGCATCGACCCGAAGAACATCCGCGACATGCACGTCGCCCTGGCCGAAGTCGGCGCGGTCTACGCCAGCGCCTACACCCACACCGGCTGGGATGCGCTGCTGCAGGACCAGCGCTCACCGGCACCGGCGTCCATCGCCGAAGTGCCGCTGCTGCAGGCCGGCACCGGCGCGCGCGACCAGGGCCACGCCTTCGCCATCGTCGGCTACACCTGCGACGGCTTCATCGTGCAGAACTCGTGGGGACCGGCGTGGGGCCGCGGCGGCTTCGCGGTGCTGCCCTACGGCGACTGGCTGGCGAATGCGATGGACTGCTGGGTGGTGCAGCTGGGCGCGGTCACCACCGACCACGAACGCGTGGCGCGCGCGCCGTCGTTGCGCACCGATCCCGCCGGCACGGTGGTGGTCTCGCGCGATGCCACCCTCGCCTACCACGAGATCTCGCCGTTCGTGATCGACATGGAGAACGAAGGCCGGCTCAGCGAACGCGGCCGCTTCCGCACCTCGCCCGACGACCTGCGCCTGCTGATCGAACACCACCTGCCGCACGCCGCCGCGCTGTGGGGCGCCGGCGGCACGGGCCACCTCGACATCGCGCTGTACGCGCACGGCGGCCTGACCAGCGAGGACGCCGCGGCGGAAACCGCGCGCGCGTGGATCCCGTACCTGTATTCGAACCGCATCTTCCCGATCTTCCTGATGTGGGAAACCGGCGCCTTCCAGACGCTCGGCAACATCTTCGAGGACGCAGTGCGCGGCGAGGCGGAGAAGACCGGCGGCGAGCGCTGGAACCGCTTCAAGGACGAACTGCGAGAGTGGTGGAACGAACGCCTGGAGGGCCTCGCGCGCCTGCCCGGCCGACTGCTGTGGAACGAGATGAAGGACAACGCGCGCGACATCTCGCAGGCGCGCGAGGCCGGCGTGGTGCAACTGCTGGCACTGCTGCGCAAGGCATCGACGCAGGGCACGCTGCCGCCGCTGCGCCTGCACCTGATCGGCCACTCGGCCGGTTCCATCGTGCAGGCGCACCTGGGCGCGGCCGCGCTGAAGCAGGGCTTCACCGTGTCCTCGCTCAGCCTGCTGGCTGCGGCGGTGCGGCTGGACGAATTCGACCGTCACCTCGGCGCCGCGATCGCCGGCCGCAGGATTCCCGTGCTGCTGGCCAACCTCACCGACGCCGCCGAACGCGCCGACGACACCTGCAAGCCGTACGGGCACTCGCTGCTGTACCTGGTCTCGCGCTCGTTCGAGGGCCACAAGGAAACGCCGATCCTGGGCATGGAAAAGCACCTGGTGCCCGCCCTGCCCACGCATGCCTGGGGCGGGCAGGTGCAGCAGCTGCGCTGCCCCGGTGCCAGCTGGCGGCCCGGCGATGCGGCCACGCGCGCCACCACCCACGGCGGCCTGGACAACGACACCGCCGTGCGCGCGGCGGTGGCCGCGTTCATCCACGACGCGTAG
- a CDS encoding GGDEF domain-containing protein, producing the protein MQALVRQIRDTLRLLFAQPDEVMREVGSGGELIAARVRAVIALLLLVLPLINAASGGSIRETMIGLGGAVFVNVFAQVWLALARRHRQHRWLPFASSAFDVTAATLVLAMLAMNHLPSGLNSMVVWCGYLLALVLTALRGDARVTLFAGGLALFEYSALAFVAIASATSPEQLISADYGAVTIGTQAQRVVLLAITTLITVMVTFRMQRVVEMSGTDGLTGLPNRVWLLHRVPRVMDTVQRDGSSLSLALIDLDHFKRVNDEAGHRAGDRALKHVVSILREGAEPGENLVRIGGQEFVLLMRKPIGSAWERVEHLRRQLLQRPFEPERGGEPFRLSLSAGIATYPQEGADLSRLLRRADQRLQEAKREGRNRVVARDG; encoded by the coding sequence GTGCAGGCCTTGGTCCGCCAGATCCGCGACACGCTGCGCCTGCTGTTCGCCCAACCCGACGAGGTGATGCGGGAAGTCGGTTCCGGCGGCGAACTCATCGCCGCGCGCGTGCGCGCGGTCATCGCCCTGCTGCTGCTGGTGCTGCCGCTGATCAACGCGGCCAGCGGCGGCAGCATCCGCGAGACCATGATCGGCCTGGGCGGCGCGGTGTTCGTCAACGTCTTCGCCCAGGTCTGGCTCGCGCTGGCTCGCCGGCACCGGCAGCACCGCTGGTTGCCGTTCGCCAGCTCCGCCTTCGACGTCACTGCCGCGACGCTGGTGTTGGCCATGCTCGCCATGAACCACCTGCCGTCCGGGCTCAACAGCATGGTCGTGTGGTGTGGCTACCTGCTCGCGCTGGTGCTCACCGCGCTGCGCGGCGATGCCCGGGTCACGTTGTTCGCGGGGGGCCTGGCCCTGTTCGAATACTCGGCGCTGGCCTTCGTCGCGATCGCCTCGGCCACCTCGCCGGAACAGCTGATCTCCGCCGACTACGGCGCGGTCACGATCGGCACCCAGGCGCAGCGCGTGGTGCTGCTGGCGATCACCACCCTGATCACGGTGATGGTGACCTTCCGCATGCAGCGCGTGGTCGAGATGTCCGGCACCGACGGCCTCACCGGCCTGCCCAACCGCGTGTGGCTGCTGCATCGCGTGCCGCGCGTGATGGACACGGTGCAGCGCGACGGCAGCAGCCTTTCGCTCGCGCTGATCGACCTCGACCACTTCAAGCGCGTGAACGACGAGGCCGGCCACCGCGCCGGCGACCGCGCGCTCAAGCATGTGGTGTCGATCCTGCGCGAGGGCGCCGAACCGGGCGAGAACCTGGTGCGCATCGGCGGCCAGGAATTCGTCCTGCTGATGCGCAAGCCGATCGGCAGCGCTTGGGAGCGCGTCGAGCACCTGCGCCGGCAGCTGCTGCAGCGGCCGTTCGAACCCGAGCGCGGCGGCGAGCCCTTCCGTCTCAGCCTCAGCGCCGGCATCGCCACCTACCCGCAGGAAGGCGCCGACCTCTCGCGCCTGCTGCGCCGCGCGGACCAGCGCCTGCAGGAAGCCAAGCGCGAAGGCCGCAACCGGGTCGTCGCGCGCGACGGCTGA
- a CDS encoding metal-dependent hydrolase, with amino-acid sequence MDSITHLFVGGAIAAALAPASQRRAALLAGAALNSLPDLDVLPLLLSDDPVIRMVWHRGATHSLFLLPLVGWALWAWFRRRGGRVAQAPTRWFWIFQCALLSHPLLDAFTVYGTQLLWPLPLPPMMWSSLFIIDPLFSLCLAVPCVVAWIARERLLAQRALIAGLALALAYLGLSQLAKHRVEREAGRALAQRGLQDAPRFSVPMPFNILLWRVVAMTPDGFVEGERSLVADHGPMRFVAYHSDAAALAAVRRYAAVGRLLWFNHGFVKAQRSGAVLVLSDLRMGAEPDYSFRFAVAAREGGSWKEIPPQQLRWPWEARRRLDAMWRRIWKAPPTSQSRPAARVEAGRAVEP; translated from the coding sequence ATGGATTCGATCACCCATCTGTTCGTCGGCGGTGCGATTGCCGCCGCACTCGCGCCTGCCTCGCAGCGGCGCGCCGCACTGCTGGCCGGCGCCGCGCTCAACAGCCTGCCCGACCTCGACGTGCTGCCGCTGCTGCTCAGCGACGACCCGGTCATCCGCATGGTCTGGCATCGCGGCGCCACGCATTCGCTGTTCCTGCTGCCGTTGGTCGGCTGGGCCCTGTGGGCCTGGTTCCGCCGGCGCGGCGGCCGCGTGGCGCAGGCGCCGACGCGCTGGTTCTGGATCTTCCAGTGCGCGCTGCTGTCGCATCCGCTGCTGGACGCGTTCACCGTCTACGGCACGCAGCTGCTGTGGCCGCTGCCGCTGCCGCCGATGATGTGGTCCAGCCTCTTCATCATCGACCCACTGTTCAGCCTGTGCCTCGCGGTTCCGTGCGTGGTCGCCTGGATCGCGCGCGAACGCCTGCTGGCGCAGCGCGCGCTGATCGCGGGACTGGCGTTGGCGCTGGCGTACCTGGGCCTGTCGCAGCTGGCCAAGCACCGGGTCGAACGCGAGGCCGGGCGCGCGCTGGCGCAACGCGGGCTGCAGGACGCGCCGCGGTTCTCGGTGCCGATGCCGTTCAACATCCTGCTGTGGCGCGTGGTCGCCATGACCCCGGATGGATTCGTCGAGGGCGAGCGTTCGCTGGTGGCGGACCACGGGCCGATGCGGTTCGTCGCGTATCACAGCGATGCCGCGGCGCTGGCGGCCGTGCGCAGGTACGCGGCCGTGGGCCGGCTGCTGTGGTTCAACCACGGCTTCGTCAAGGCGCAGCGCAGCGGCGCCGTGCTGGTGCTGTCCGACCTGCGGATGGGGGCGGAACCGGACTATTCGTTCCGCTTTGCGGTGGCCGCGCGCGAAGGCGGGAGCTGGAAGGAGATTCCACCGCAGCAGTTGCGCTGGCCATGGGAGGCGCGGCGCCGGCTCGATGCGATGTGGCGGCGCATCTGGAAGGCGCCGCCCACATCGCAGTCACGTCCGGCAGCTCGCGTGGAGGCTGGCCGGGCTGTCGAGCCGTGA